From one Nitrospirota bacterium genomic stretch:
- the atpH gene encoding ATP synthase F1 subunit delta, with product MKPVKQAKRYAKMFINVVGMDAALQALTELTAVEQLMSRSGDVRSLLLNPGFSQTEREGAIRKIADKAKLSENVTKFVMYLAENRLVAALSEIVKNATAIYLEKKKQAKAVVFTPVEVSKGHEERLKASLKKLLDRDVDVEYVLDASLLGGILVKVGSTMYDSSVKGQLRLLKDELIKG from the coding sequence TTGAAACCGGTCAAACAGGCAAAACGCTATGCAAAGATGTTTATTAATGTTGTAGGCATGGATGCTGCGCTTCAGGCGCTGACGGAACTGACTGCCGTTGAGCAGTTGATGAGCAGGAGTGGAGATGTCAGGAGTCTTCTATTGAACCCGGGATTTTCCCAGACTGAAAGAGAAGGTGCTATCCGGAAGATCGCAGACAAGGCTAAGCTTTCGGAAAACGTGACTAAATTTGTTATGTACCTTGCAGAAAACAGGCTGGTTGCAGCGCTTTCAGAGATCGTGAAGAATGCAACCGCCATATATCTCGAAAAGAAGAAACAGGCCAAGGCGGTGGTCTTTACGCCGGTTGAAGTTTCAAAAGGCCACGAAGAGCGGCTTAAGGCTTCATTAAAGAAGCTGCTTGACCGGGATGTTGATGTTGAGTATGTTCTGGATGCGTCACTGCTTGGCGGCATATTGGTTAAGGTGGGAAGCACGATGTACGACAGCAGTGTTAAAGGCCAACTCAGACTATTAAAAGATGAGCTTATAAAGGGGTGA
- a CDS encoding glycosyltransferase family 9 protein, producing MGNKAKTMTYRFMRIIDDNLGTFLCRILGILFQVKKLLLPARRRRENDLVTRVLIQKYFGMGSILQAIPLIKVLRRSYPNAKITFITAGAYREVISLCGLADDVLIADFSSMPMFLRSCFRIAIGLLTKRYDVSVDLEFFAKFPLMIAALSAAPIRVGLYHRKIRPEGILTHKVAFNFYHHISDIYLAYAAQLDLPLSPEDHASVIPSFRQELEESIRARFKLGDAERIIIVNVNSGDLFAFRKWPSQNFVTLLAILMDKHPDYTYVLIGGRSEYAYVDGITRQVSTRKARLLNCAGQTSLKELFTLIEMSELVITNDSGPLHIAALYGKNIAAFFGPETPVVYGPMNSNALVFYPENLYCSPCMCVYDSKQSLYAETCERNVCLSSIMPEQVAAALEERFLGAPVNCP from the coding sequence TTGGGGAATAAGGCAAAGACCATGACCTATCGGTTCATGAGGATCATTGATGACAACCTTGGCACGTTCCTTTGCAGGATCCTGGGGATTTTGTTTCAGGTGAAGAAACTGCTGCTGCCGGCGCGCCGGCGAAGGGAAAACGACCTGGTTACCCGGGTACTGATACAGAAATATTTCGGCATGGGGAGCATTCTCCAGGCCATCCCGTTGATCAAGGTACTTCGCAGAAGCTATCCTAATGCCAAGATTACTTTCATAACCGCCGGTGCGTACCGGGAAGTGATATCTCTGTGCGGGCTGGCCGATGATGTGCTGATCGCCGATTTCAGCTCAATGCCGATGTTTCTTCGGAGCTGCTTTCGGATCGCTATCGGCTTGCTCACTAAGAGATACGATGTGTCGGTCGACCTGGAATTTTTTGCCAAGTTTCCTCTGATGATCGCGGCACTTTCAGCTGCTCCCATCCGGGTTGGGCTCTATCACCGAAAGATCCGGCCTGAAGGCATTCTTACGCACAAAGTAGCTTTTAATTTTTATCACCATATTTCAGATATATATCTTGCCTATGCAGCTCAGCTCGATCTGCCGCTCAGCCCCGAAGACCATGCGTCGGTAATTCCTTCCTTCCGGCAGGAGCTCGAAGAGAGTATCCGTGCGCGCTTCAAGCTGGGAGATGCGGAGCGTATCATCATCGTAAATGTCAATTCGGGCGACCTGTTCGCGTTCAGGAAGTGGCCGTCACAAAATTTTGTCACGCTGCTTGCCATACTCATGGACAAGCACCCGGATTATACCTATGTGCTCATCGGGGGGAGATCAGAATATGCATACGTGGATGGGATTACCCGGCAGGTCAGTACACGCAAAGCACGCCTTTTGAACTGCGCAGGTCAGACATCGCTTAAGGAGTTGTTCACACTTATTGAAATGTCGGAACTCGTCATTACTAATGACAGCGGACCCCTTCACATTGCGGCTCTTTACGGGAAAAACATTGCGGCATTTTTCGGCCCGGAAACTCCGGTGGTCTATGGACCGATGAACAGCAACGCTCTGGTATTCTATCCGGAGAACCTGTACTGCTCGCCCTGTATGTGCGTTTACGACAGTAAACAGTCGCTCTACGCTGAAACCTGCGAAAGAAATGTTTGCCTCTCATCGATTATGCCGGAACAGGTAGCGGCGGCTCTGGAGGAACGTTTTCTTGGCGCTCCGGTGAACTGTCCGTGA
- a CDS encoding type II secretion system protein GspG has product MKLREQKGFTLIEVIVVAGIIAVLAGILVPLIFKEIDESKISRAAADVRSISAALIVMKKDTGNWPVTASCTPDVTLIHGAGALPPLVGGWNASTLEIFDNYLNNDSNNCWPNTWKGPYIATVTPDPWGNQYLLNANYITMVGVAPIWIISAGPNGIVETPPTNTVPGGDDIGLRLR; this is encoded by the coding sequence ATGAAGCTGAGGGAGCAGAAGGGTTTTACGCTGATCGAAGTTATTGTTGTAGCCGGTATTATTGCAGTTCTGGCCGGTATATTGGTGCCCCTGATCTTCAAGGAGATCGATGAGTCGAAGATTTCAAGGGCTGCTGCTGATGTGCGTTCTATTTCTGCGGCTCTTATTGTCATGAAAAAAGATACAGGGAACTGGCCGGTAACTGCAAGCTGTACTCCTGACGTTACTCTTATCCATGGCGCAGGGGCTTTGCCACCATTAGTGGGTGGCTGGAATGCCTCGACGTTAGAAATATTTGATAATTATCTCAATAACGATAGCAATAACTGCTGGCCAAATACATGGAAGGGTCCCTATATTGCTACGGTTACCCCGGATCCTTGGGGAAATCAATACTTGCTCAATGCAAACTATATTACTATGGTGGGTGTCGCACCGATTTGGATTATCTCGGCTGGCCCTAATGGTATCGTTGAAACTCCACCGACAAATACAGTTCCCGGGGGCGATGACATAGGTTTGAGGCTGCGTTAA
- a CDS encoding ATP synthase F0 subunit B: MKHIIQQSLFSIRKSRKVVHVVCCTLLIILYASLVFASGGEEAPKSLLATYTPAILNFLILVALLVFLMKMMDIKGFFRKRTELIEQSLKEAREAKELAQKALAQVEERLKIKDKELEDILSAAKESGEREKTRIVEEGAKLKDRILEQTKNNIAFEVKMAKEVIKQEAVAIAMELAEKKLKDRLTKEEQIKLLEESLLKIEGKN, encoded by the coding sequence ATGAAGCATATCATTCAGCAATCACTATTCAGTATTCGGAAATCCAGGAAAGTAGTCCACGTTGTTTGTTGCACTTTACTCATCATTTTATACGCATCACTGGTATTTGCAAGCGGCGGCGAAGAGGCTCCTAAATCGTTGCTCGCAACCTATACCCCTGCCATTCTAAATTTCCTTATCCTTGTTGCGCTGCTCGTCTTCCTGATGAAGATGATGGACATCAAGGGCTTTTTCAGGAAGAGGACTGAACTGATCGAACAGTCCCTGAAAGAGGCTCGCGAGGCAAAAGAACTTGCCCAAAAAGCCCTTGCCCAGGTCGAAGAACGGCTGAAGATTAAAGATAAAGAGTTGGAAGATATACTCTCAGCGGCCAAAGAGTCCGGAGAGCGGGAAAAGACACGTATCGTCGAAGAAGGCGCTAAGCTGAAAGACAGGATACTTGAGCAGACAAAGAACAATATCGCTTTCGAAGTCAAGATGGCGAAAGAAGTGATCAAACAGGAAGCTGTTGCAATCGCCATGGAACTTGCCGAGAAAAAGCTCAAGGACAGGCTAACGAAAGAGGAGCAGATCAAACTGCTTGAAGAATCGCTTCTGAAAATAGAGGGTAAGAATTGA
- a CDS encoding B12-binding domain-containing radical SAM protein: protein MTPEVIMIQPRTSLTGAFIRMLPLGLLYASSRIVREGYPVQILDARINSSSAEFDLFRMINERTRIVGFSVMSGVSVTESVRLSRAVKARHPELTIVWGGPHSTFSPQEILREPSIDYIIRGYGAQPFYDLFRHLIDDAGGLPLEDIQGLSWRDEQGQSHHNEVAPAFEFIDYRHIPYHIIPDLSVYRHINENEVVFPMYSVMGCPYQCAFCSSPALYAKFGKKWLPYPVEEVVSHIGMVQEKFGATLIYFIDDDSFVDLRHVEAIIDEIRRRQIRVKLGFRGARINEILNMSDRFLKKLADAGTTSMHIGAESGCDRLLSLMRKNITAAQTLEANRKLARHPEIIVYYNFIVGFPTETLEETKMTRDLILQLIRDNPRCIVIPLNKPRPLPGTELYELAVLHGYTPPANLAEWGNYELEASDYNPVWMTREHNQFVRMMFLTMYFIDGKIFRMTSGSSLKYALLKVLAWLYRPLASFRFRHGIYQFLFEDRIYGLIKRFF from the coding sequence ATGACACCTGAAGTCATTATGATACAGCCGAGGACTTCGCTTACGGGAGCCTTCATCCGCATGCTTCCTCTGGGGTTGCTGTATGCCTCCAGCAGGATCGTACGCGAGGGGTATCCTGTGCAGATTCTGGATGCGCGTATCAATTCTTCCTCCGCTGAGTTTGATCTATTCCGGATGATCAATGAACGAACGCGGATCGTCGGTTTTTCGGTGATGAGCGGCGTTTCAGTGACCGAGAGCGTCAGGTTGTCACGTGCGGTCAAGGCGCGGCATCCGGAGCTGACGATAGTTTGGGGCGGGCCGCACTCCACTTTTAGCCCGCAGGAAATACTCCGGGAACCATCCATTGATTACATCATTCGTGGGTACGGCGCTCAGCCGTTTTATGATCTTTTCCGTCATCTCATTGACGATGCCGGAGGTCTCCCGCTCGAAGATATCCAGGGCTTGTCGTGGCGCGACGAACAGGGTCAGTCGCATCACAATGAGGTCGCACCGGCTTTTGAATTCATCGACTACCGGCATATTCCTTACCATATCATTCCTGATCTGTCAGTTTACAGGCATATCAATGAAAACGAAGTCGTCTTCCCGATGTACAGCGTTATGGGTTGTCCATACCAATGCGCGTTCTGCAGTTCCCCTGCGCTTTATGCCAAATTCGGCAAGAAATGGCTGCCATATCCTGTTGAGGAAGTTGTCTCTCATATCGGCATGGTGCAGGAAAAATTTGGCGCCACTCTGATCTATTTTATCGATGATGACTCATTTGTGGATCTTAGGCACGTAGAGGCGATCATCGATGAGATCAGACGGCGGCAAATCCGTGTCAAATTAGGGTTCCGGGGTGCCAGGATTAACGAGATCCTCAATATGAGCGACAGATTTCTGAAGAAGCTTGCGGATGCCGGAACTACCAGCATGCATATTGGCGCTGAATCCGGTTGTGACCGGCTGCTTTCTCTTATGCGAAAAAATATCACGGCAGCGCAGACCCTGGAGGCGAACCGGAAACTTGCCCGACACCCCGAGATTATTGTGTATTACAATTTCATTGTCGGTTTTCCGACGGAAACGCTGGAGGAGACCAAAATGACGCGGGACCTGATCCTGCAATTGATCAGGGATAATCCCCGCTGTATCGTCATTCCTCTGAACAAACCTCGACCGCTGCCCGGCACGGAGCTGTATGAGCTTGCAGTCCTGCACGGGTATACACCTCCAGCCAATCTGGCGGAATGGGGAAACTATGAGCTCGAGGCTTCGGATTACAACCCGGTATGGATGACGAGGGAACACAATCAGTTTGTCAGAATGATGTTTTTGACCATGTATTTCATAGACGGGAAAATATTCAGGATGACCTCAGGATCGAGTCTGAAGTATGCTTTGCTTAAAGTGTTGGCTTGGTTGTACCGGCCGCTGGCCAGCTTCCGCTTTCGGCATGGTATCTATCAGTTTCTCTTTGAGGATCGGATCTACGGTCTTATAAAAAGGTTCTTCTAG
- a CDS encoding glycosyltransferase family 2 protein, translating into MILGKKLIVIMPAYNASLTLRKTYEELPHEYVDEVILVDDASQDDTPRIAGELGIKTVIHTKNTGYGGNQKTCYREALWHGADIVVMVHADYQYSPRLVAAMASMIASGHYDVVLGSRILGGMALKGGMPLYKYIANRLLTLIENIALGAKLSEYHTGFRAFTREVLETLPLEENSDDFVFDNEILVQAVYFGFRIGELSCPARYFEEASSINFRRSVTYGLSVLGRIMKYLLCRWRIREIAILDRKGRKLI; encoded by the coding sequence ATGATTCTCGGGAAAAAATTAATAGTAATAATGCCTGCCTATAATGCTTCGCTGACCCTCAGGAAGACGTATGAGGAACTGCCTCACGAATATGTGGATGAAGTAATCCTCGTCGATGACGCCTCACAAGACGATACGCCCCGTATCGCAGGAGAATTGGGGATAAAGACTGTCATTCATACGAAAAACACGGGATATGGAGGCAACCAGAAAACCTGCTACCGGGAGGCCCTCTGGCATGGAGCAGATATTGTTGTCATGGTTCATGCAGACTATCAGTATTCACCAAGACTTGTGGCAGCCATGGCCAGCATGATCGCCTCAGGGCATTACGATGTTGTACTGGGATCGAGGATACTCGGGGGCATGGCACTCAAGGGAGGCATGCCTCTCTATAAATACATTGCAAACAGGCTTCTGACCCTGATTGAAAACATTGCACTGGGCGCCAAGTTGTCCGAATATCATACGGGGTTTCGGGCCTTCACCCGCGAAGTGTTGGAGACCCTGCCGCTTGAGGAAAACTCTGATGATTTTGTCTTTGACAATGAGATCCTGGTGCAGGCGGTCTACTTCGGGTTCCGTATCGGCGAACTGAGCTGTCCGGCAAGATACTTCGAGGAGGCATCCTCCATTAACTTCAGAAGAAGTGTAACATACGGACTCAGCGTGCTTGGCAGAATAATGAAATATTTACTCTGCAGATGGAGGATAAGAGAAATTGCCATCCTGGACAGAAAAGGAAGAAAACTGATCTGA
- a CDS encoding acyl-protein synthetase, with translation MPKVPFTPLSPSDAEAERHRLTADVLRFIEAGVDAEIPDSVFNDYSLRMFALQYTANPIFHEFCEAKKVRPGDINRWQDVPMVYNDVFKTHLVASFPLEQSVMACLTGGTTSLTQRGRIFRDEDGKRLVFGANRMMTASYLFPDFEDGKRCRILILAPSPEMAPSMGMAIGMDQTRRAFGTPDSEFLLGKSGIHINALLKALRESEASGVPVALIGATSAYVYFFQACRRKKMNFCLPPGSRICDGGGYRNRFGVVTRDDYYAMVQEILGIPDSHCVNVLGEAETATNLFDDSLRRYAKGLPKRQRTRPVPPWSRVLAMSIDDLKPLPDGEVGLLAHWDLANIPTVLAVITDNLGYTTDGGTGCEMVGRAKIENGKVSPLPDENAGSPMGDSAVFRMLERYVNFSIELKMAMAKDPKVMPSVREEIEARPGSVASCPQVVDEILVAQADEEAAKLRDDSLEAFKDQTDRPLDWYKSEAGKQALKDHPAGLKSEKPGQKKDNKRK, from the coding sequence ATGCCCAAGGTACCCTTTACCCCTCTGAGCCCATCCGATGCTGAAGCTGAGCGCCATCGTCTCACGGCGGACGTGCTCCGGTTCATTGAGGCAGGTGTAGATGCAGAGATTCCTGATTCTGTATTCAACGATTACTCGCTCAGAATGTTTGCTCTTCAATACACAGCCAATCCAATTTTTCATGAGTTTTGCGAGGCAAAGAAGGTGCGACCCGGGGACATAAATCGTTGGCAGGACGTTCCGATGGTCTACAACGATGTTTTTAAGACCCACCTTGTTGCGTCCTTTCCGCTTGAGCAGTCGGTCATGGCCTGTCTCACAGGCGGAACGACCAGTCTGACGCAGCGGGGGCGCATCTTCCGCGACGAAGACGGCAAGCGTCTTGTTTTCGGCGCGAACAGGATGATGACCGCTTCCTATCTTTTTCCTGATTTCGAGGATGGTAAGCGCTGCCGGATACTGATCCTGGCCCCGAGCCCTGAAATGGCTCCTTCAATGGGCATGGCAATAGGCATGGACCAGACACGTCGTGCCTTTGGAACGCCGGACAGCGAGTTCCTTCTTGGCAAATCAGGTATTCATATTAATGCGCTGCTCAAGGCCCTTCGTGAGTCTGAAGCGAGCGGGGTTCCGGTGGCCCTGATAGGAGCAACCTCGGCATATGTCTATTTTTTCCAGGCCTGCCGACGAAAAAAGATGAACTTCTGTCTCCCTCCAGGCAGCCGTATATGTGATGGGGGTGGCTACCGTAATCGGTTCGGTGTCGTAACCCGCGATGATTATTATGCAATGGTGCAGGAAATACTCGGCATACCTGACTCTCACTGCGTTAACGTGCTTGGCGAGGCAGAGACGGCCACAAATCTGTTTGACGACTCCCTTCGGCGATATGCCAAAGGCCTGCCAAAGCGCCAGCGCACAAGGCCTGTACCGCCTTGGTCACGTGTCCTGGCAATGAGTATTGATGACCTTAAGCCTTTGCCTGATGGGGAGGTTGGTCTCCTTGCGCACTGGGACCTTGCCAACATACCCACGGTCCTTGCGGTGATTACCGATAATCTTGGATACACCACTGACGGAGGAACCGGTTGCGAGATGGTGGGCCGTGCCAAGATCGAAAATGGCAAGGTTTCTCCTCTGCCTGATGAGAATGCCGGAAGTCCGATGGGCGATTCTGCAGTATTCAGGATGCTTGAACGATACGTCAACTTCTCGATTGAACTGAAGATGGCCATGGCAAAGGACCCGAAGGTTATGCCGAGCGTGCGCGAAGAGATCGAGGCCAGACCAGGCTCAGTGGCCTCTTGTCCCCAGGTTGTGGATGAGATTCTTGTTGCGCAAGCCGATGAGGAGGCTGCCAAACTTCGGGATGATTCCCTGGAAGCATTTAAGGACCAGACCGACCGTCCGCTCGACTGGTATAAGAGCGAGGCAGGTAAACAGGCCCTGAAGGACCATCCCGCAGGCCTTAAGTCTGAAAAGCCAGGTCAGAAGAAAGACAATAAAAGGAAGTAG
- a CDS encoding class I SAM-dependent methyltransferase — protein MTDGILSTVLVSPVSRLPLMLQGTRLATSDDRESFPVEQEIALLIDREAVDAALLHEMEVFDNLNIQGLSYFRPQLYQRMLGRLRAYLKKTGIARKIEVRFAELGGGEGHCARYLLEHMEQAEAFVCDVSIAALKLAPRSLRRICADITRPIFAQGVLQSAAFWVSLHHLPEERRRPAFEEAFSALDEGGVLIVFEPNDAFFLRRLMYHSKLRRDVYFDDRESAVDFTQIASLARESGFEELETLFLNPPYNPVFVRQLKRWYFYLPVVKVLYLLDLLFSGRHISMHSSYRKYLSLYGMSFFRKPCRLR, from the coding sequence GTGACCGACGGAATTCTGTCCACAGTACTCGTGAGTCCTGTTTCCCGATTGCCTCTTATGTTGCAGGGAACCCGCCTTGCAACAAGCGATGATCGAGAATCCTTTCCGGTAGAGCAGGAAATTGCGTTGCTTATTGATCGGGAAGCAGTCGATGCAGCACTGCTCCACGAAATGGAGGTGTTCGATAATCTCAACATCCAGGGGCTTTCATACTTTCGGCCTCAGCTCTATCAGCGCATGCTTGGACGACTTCGTGCTTACCTTAAGAAAACAGGGATTGCGCGGAAGATCGAAGTTCGTTTTGCCGAACTTGGCGGAGGGGAGGGGCACTGTGCTCGATATCTCCTGGAGCATATGGAGCAGGCAGAAGCATTCGTTTGTGATGTGAGCATAGCGGCACTTAAACTCGCTCCCCGCTCTCTGCGGCGGATATGCGCGGACATTACGCGGCCGATCTTTGCTCAAGGAGTCCTGCAGTCGGCAGCGTTCTGGGTGAGTCTTCATCATCTGCCGGAGGAGCGAAGGCGTCCGGCTTTTGAGGAAGCATTCAGCGCTCTCGATGAAGGGGGAGTCCTCATTGTGTTCGAGCCAAACGATGCTTTTTTCCTGCGGCGACTGATGTACCATAGCAAACTCCGACGCGATGTATACTTCGATGACAGAGAAAGCGCCGTAGATTTTACCCAAATTGCATCGTTGGCGAGAGAAAGCGGATTCGAGGAACTGGAAACACTTTTCTTGAACCCACCCTATAATCCGGTCTTTGTCAGGCAGTTGAAACGCTGGTATTTTTATCTGCCGGTTGTGAAGGTGCTGTATCTGTTGGATCTGCTTTTCAGCGGCCGGCATATCAGCATGCACAGCTCATATAGAAAGTATTTGTCTCTTTACGGCATGAGTTTTTTCCGAAAACCCTGCCGATTACGCTGA
- a CDS encoding cobalamin B12-binding domain-containing protein, which translates to MKKISKVMLITPPYHAGVVESAGVWLNVGFVYIAGSLRAGGYDPVYYDAMSHWHKLETIGKRIETEKPDVVATTAFTAGIVDALKVLKLAKEINPKIITVIGNVHPTFCYEELFRDHADSIDFIVRGEGEETLVDLFDTLNSGGDVSAVKSIVYLDNGKLVVTPSRGYIKDLDALPLAWDLVDWPIYTYRTMENSRLAIVSSSRGCSQQCSFCSQQLFWQRNWRGRSPENFVGELEYLRDTYGVNVVMISDETPTLERERWEKILDLLIERKVGTKILMETRVDDILRDEDIMWKYQKALIDHIYVGVEATTQEALDIFKKDIKVEQSKKALDLINKHNIVSETSFVLGMPDDTVEKIRNTVELAKFYNPDLAFFLAIAPWPYSEIYPLLKPYVEVFDYSKYNLVEPVVKPKEMTLDEVRNELGLASKNFYMDKLRNLDKLSPEKQEFMIKVTKIIANNSYLKEHMKGEMPAEMKKIMDRLAANK; encoded by the coding sequence ATGAAAAAGATCTCTAAAGTCATGCTTATAACCCCCCCGTATCATGCCGGTGTTGTTGAATCTGCCGGTGTCTGGCTTAATGTAGGATTTGTCTATATCGCGGGAAGCCTCAGGGCTGGGGGATATGACCCAGTTTACTATGATGCCATGAGCCACTGGCATAAGCTCGAGACGATCGGGAAACGGATCGAAACGGAAAAACCTGATGTGGTAGCGACTACCGCATTTACGGCCGGGATCGTTGATGCGCTTAAGGTTCTGAAGCTTGCGAAGGAGATAAACCCGAAGATTATTACGGTTATCGGCAATGTGCACCCTACGTTTTGCTACGAAGAGTTATTCAGAGACCATGCTGATTCCATTGATTTTATTGTCAGGGGGGAAGGGGAGGAAACTCTGGTCGACCTTTTCGATACCCTAAACTCTGGTGGAGATGTCTCAGCTGTAAAAAGCATTGTCTATCTCGATAACGGGAAGCTTGTCGTTACCCCCTCACGCGGATATATCAAGGACCTCGATGCTCTTCCTCTTGCATGGGACCTTGTTGACTGGCCCATTTACACCTATCGGACCATGGAAAATTCGCGTCTGGCCATTGTCAGTTCTTCCCGGGGGTGCAGCCAGCAGTGCAGTTTCTGTTCCCAGCAGCTTTTCTGGCAGCGAAATTGGCGGGGCAGGAGCCCTGAAAACTTCGTTGGAGAGCTCGAGTATCTGAGAGATACCTATGGTGTCAACGTGGTCATGATCTCTGATGAGACGCCGACGCTCGAAAGGGAACGTTGGGAAAAGATCCTCGATCTTCTGATAGAGCGAAAAGTTGGTACCAAGATCCTCATGGAAACGAGGGTTGATGACATCCTCCGTGATGAGGATATCATGTGGAAATACCAGAAGGCATTGATTGATCACATTTATGTTGGTGTAGAGGCAACAACGCAGGAGGCTCTTGATATATTCAAGAAAGATATCAAGGTAGAACAGTCCAAGAAGGCGCTTGACCTGATCAACAAGCATAATATAGTTTCTGAGACCTCGTTTGTGCTTGGCATGCCGGACGATACGGTAGAGAAGATCAGGAATACGGTTGAACTGGCCAAATTCTACAACCCGGACCTCGCGTTTTTCCTGGCGATAGCACCCTGGCCGTATTCGGAGATCTACCCGCTTCTGAAACCGTATGTAGAGGTTTTTGATTATAGTAAATATAATCTCGTGGAGCCGGTTGTGAAGCCGAAAGAGATGACGCTCGATGAAGTGCGCAATGAGCTCGGTCTTGCGTCGAAGAATTTCTATATGGATAAGCTCAGGAACCTTGATAAACTGTCTCCGGAAAAACAGGAGTTCATGATCAAGGTGACGAAGATTATCGCTAATAATTCCTACCTGAAGGAGCATATGAAGGGTGAAATGCCGGCAGAGATGAAGAAAATCATGGACCGGCTCGCCGCGAATAAATAA
- a CDS encoding glycosyltransferase family 39 protein, with protein sequence MNTVLTNWKALAVVLILAAFLRFWGAFDITDYTDDEYVQVPSAVSLFKYGTTTELQWVHPPLSSHILYGTITLFGDNPYGWRMGNIVFGTATVILIYLVGMHLYPGTAVPLLAASLLALDPFHIDISRTTFMEIPTSFFFFLYLYFMLKYCEHSGKALFFAGIALGLTIATKAYYIFTVPMVAAYAFYRARQRGESSGSLLIDFSFLLFLLPLTIYFLSFIHWFGRGYTLTEFVQMKNDAVWTVKNLTLSYFHASDNILAAGKPWQWFLKPVIYGYQTFSDGNSGRFLLEINNFPFRMLTIPSLVMASVYAWRKKLMQELLVPFLFVVCYFIFLIVNRPIFSTNATVLLPFAYLIVARTVVLIARQRKREYLIYAGFLSCVLAWGLYTFPLVSGQLVPLSLYQPIISMTHFMQGH encoded by the coding sequence ATGAACACGGTTCTTACAAATTGGAAAGCACTTGCAGTGGTCCTTATTCTCGCGGCATTCCTGCGCTTTTGGGGCGCGTTCGACATCACTGACTATACAGATGATGAATACGTCCAGGTTCCGTCTGCCGTCAGCTTGTTCAAATATGGAACAACGACCGAACTGCAATGGGTGCATCCCCCGCTGAGCAGTCACATTTTGTATGGCACAATAACTCTTTTTGGCGATAATCCCTACGGCTGGAGAATGGGGAACATTGTTTTTGGAACTGCTACCGTAATTCTGATCTATCTGGTCGGCATGCATCTCTATCCCGGCACTGCCGTTCCTCTCCTGGCGGCCAGCCTTCTGGCCCTGGACCCTTTCCATATTGATATCTCACGTACCACTTTTATGGAAATACCGACCTCTTTTTTCTTTTTTCTTTACTTGTATTTCATGCTTAAATATTGCGAACACAGTGGGAAAGCATTATTTTTCGCCGGCATTGCCCTAGGACTAACGATAGCCACGAAAGCCTATTATATCTTTACTGTTCCAATGGTCGCAGCATATGCTTTCTACCGGGCACGGCAGAGGGGAGAATCGTCAGGCTCTCTCTTAATTGACTTTTCATTTCTTCTTTTTTTGCTTCCATTGACCATATATTTTCTTTCATTCATTCACTGGTTCGGGCGAGGGTATACGCTGACAGAGTTCGTTCAGATGAAAAATGATGCTGTTTGGACAGTAAAGAATCTGACACTTTCCTATTTTCATGCCAGTGACAATATACTGGCAGCAGGAAAACCCTGGCAGTGGTTTCTCAAACCGGTGATTTATGGATACCAGACATTTTCCGACGGAAATAGCGGCCGGTTCCTTCTGGAGATAAACAATTTCCCCTTTCGCATGCTGACCATCCCCTCGCTCGTGATGGCAAGTGTCTATGCCTGGCGCAAAAAACTTATGCAGGAACTGCTCGTTCCGTTCCTCTTCGTTGTTTGCTACTTTATTTTTCTGATTGTAAATAGACCGATCTTCAGCACTAATGCCACAGTTCTGCTGCCTTTCGCATATCTTATCGTAGCTCGTACAGTCGTGTTGATTGCTCGTCAGCGTAAAAGGGAATATCTTATTTATGCTGGTTTTCTTTCTTGCGTTCTTGCGTGGGGCCTTTATACCTTCCCTCTCGTTTCAGGGCAACTGGTCCCCTTGTCCTTATACCAGCCGATCATATCCATGACGCATTTTATGCAAGGGCACTGA